The proteins below are encoded in one region of Polynucleobacter sp. AP-Nino-20-G2:
- the ileS gene encoding isoleucine--tRNA ligase, with the protein MSEKENSYPVNLLETSFPMRGDLPKREPQWVAQWQKNKLYEKIRAAHANQPKFILHDGPPYANGDIHIGHAVNKILKDMIVKSRWLMGFDSAYVPGWDCHGMPIEIQIEKEFGKNLPTAEVQSKARAYAKVQVDKQKKDFERLGVLGDWNNPYLTMNFRNEADEIRALGKIWEKGYVFRGLKPVNWCFDCGSALAEAEVEYQDKTDPTVDVGFAFDDAQRPQLAKVFGLNDIPAKPGMIVIWTTTPWTIPANQALNVHPELNYALVDTGDKLLILAKDRVETCLQEYGLEGKVIGTCLGSQLANISFWHPLAPLHEGYKRLSPIYPAEYVTLDTGTGVVHSAPAYGEEDFKSCKANKLADKDILNPVMGNGVYASWLPLFANEYIWKANPKIVEAMREAGSLLRDKTYTHSYMHCWRHKSPIIYRATSQWFASMDKKPSDGKASLRETALAGIENTEFFPAWGKQRLNSMIANRPDWTLSRQRQWGVPMAFFVHKESGEPHPRTGELLEEIAQRVEKEGIEAWQKLEVAELLGDEASQYEKNRDTLDVWFDSGTTHWHVIRGSHRDELYRPESENADGRLADLYLEGSDQHRGWFHSSLLTGAMLDGKPPYKALLTHGFTVDGQGRKMSKSVGNVIAPQQVADKLGAEIIRLWVASTDYSGEMTISDEILKRVVESYRRIRNTLRFLLANLSDFDPSKHSMPASEWLEIDRYAVALANQLQNEVQAHYQAYEFQPAVVRMLTFCSEDLGGFYLDILKDRLYTSAPDSKERRAAQNALFHITRNLLKWLAPFLSFTAEEAWLSFPHGANEKAKESIFMEEFGAFPEIAQATELLAKWNRIREIRSEVTKAIEVEREAGNVGSSLQAELTIKLGDVDFAILHSLENDLRFVTITSSANLELSNGGLEVLVRGSQYKKCGRCWHHTADVGSNTEHPELCGRCISNLFGSGESRLFA; encoded by the coding sequence ATGTCTGAAAAAGAAAACTCCTATCCCGTCAATTTATTAGAGACATCGTTTCCAATGCGAGGCGACCTACCAAAACGTGAACCTCAATGGGTTGCGCAATGGCAGAAAAATAAACTCTACGAAAAAATTCGTGCGGCGCATGCCAACCAGCCAAAATTTATTTTGCATGATGGTCCTCCATATGCGAACGGAGATATTCATATTGGTCATGCGGTAAATAAAATTCTGAAGGACATGATTGTGAAGTCCCGTTGGCTGATGGGCTTTGACTCCGCTTACGTTCCTGGCTGGGATTGTCATGGTATGCCGATTGAGATTCAGATTGAAAAGGAGTTTGGCAAAAATCTGCCTACTGCCGAAGTGCAATCTAAGGCGCGTGCCTATGCAAAAGTGCAGGTCGATAAGCAGAAGAAGGACTTTGAGCGTTTAGGCGTTCTAGGCGACTGGAATAACCCCTACCTCACCATGAACTTTCGTAATGAGGCTGACGAAATCCGCGCACTAGGGAAGATCTGGGAAAAGGGTTACGTTTTCCGAGGTCTAAAACCAGTGAACTGGTGTTTTGATTGCGGCTCCGCACTCGCAGAGGCTGAAGTTGAATACCAAGACAAAACCGACCCAACTGTAGATGTTGGCTTCGCTTTTGATGATGCGCAACGCCCACAGTTGGCAAAAGTATTTGGTCTAAATGACATTCCAGCAAAACCTGGAATGATTGTGATTTGGACGACAACCCCTTGGACCATTCCTGCCAACCAGGCATTGAATGTTCACCCAGAACTCAACTATGCATTGGTTGATACCGGCGACAAGTTGCTGATTCTCGCGAAAGATCGCGTAGAAACCTGTCTACAAGAATACGGTCTCGAGGGTAAGGTTATTGGCACTTGCCTAGGCAGTCAGTTGGCTAATATTTCTTTCTGGCATCCACTAGCCCCATTGCACGAGGGCTACAAACGTCTCTCACCGATCTATCCAGCTGAATACGTCACGCTTGATACCGGTACTGGCGTTGTGCACTCAGCACCGGCTTATGGCGAGGAAGACTTTAAATCCTGCAAAGCAAACAAACTTGCTGACAAAGATATTTTGAACCCGGTCATGGGTAATGGCGTCTATGCATCTTGGCTCCCACTCTTTGCCAATGAATATATTTGGAAAGCGAATCCCAAGATTGTGGAAGCGATGCGTGAAGCAGGAAGTCTCTTGCGCGATAAAACGTATACCCACTCCTACATGCACTGCTGGCGCCATAAGTCGCCCATTATTTATCGCGCTACCTCGCAGTGGTTTGCAAGCATGGATAAGAAGCCATCCGATGGCAAAGCCAGCTTACGCGAGACCGCATTAGCCGGCATCGAGAACACTGAGTTCTTCCCAGCCTGGGGCAAGCAACGCTTAAACAGCATGATTGCCAATCGCCCTGACTGGACTTTGTCGCGTCAGCGCCAATGGGGTGTCCCAATGGCCTTCTTTGTTCATAAGGAAAGTGGTGAGCCGCATCCACGCACTGGCGAACTCTTGGAAGAAATTGCTCAGCGCGTAGAAAAAGAAGGTATCGAAGCCTGGCAAAAACTTGAGGTCGCTGAATTGCTTGGCGATGAAGCCTCTCAATACGAAAAGAATCGCGACACCTTGGATGTCTGGTTTGATTCCGGCACAACCCACTGGCACGTCATTCGTGGCTCACATCGCGACGAACTCTATCGCCCAGAATCTGAGAATGCGGATGGTCGCCTGGCGGACTTGTATCTCGAAGGCTCTGATCAACATCGCGGCTGGTTCCACTCATCACTGTTAACTGGCGCGATGCTCGATGGCAAGCCGCCATATAAAGCACTGCTCACCCATGGCTTTACCGTAGACGGTCAAGGTCGCAAGATGAGTAAATCTGTTGGCAACGTGATTGCCCCTCAACAAGTTGCGGACAAATTAGGTGCCGAGATTATTCGTCTGTGGGTAGCCTCTACTGATTACTCCGGTGAAATGACGATTTCTGATGAGATTCTCAAGCGCGTAGTAGAAAGCTATCGCCGTATTCGCAATACTTTGCGTTTCTTACTAGCCAACCTCTCCGACTTTGATCCGAGCAAGCACAGCATGCCCGCTAGCGAATGGTTAGAGATTGATCGCTATGCCGTAGCACTCGCCAATCAATTGCAAAATGAAGTACAAGCCCACTACCAAGCTTATGAGTTCCAGCCTGCGGTAGTCCGTATGCTGACCTTCTGCTCAGAAGATTTAGGTGGCTTCTACTTAGATATTCTCAAAGATCGCTTGTACACCAGCGCCCCGGACTCTAAAGAACGTCGTGCGGCGCAAAATGCTCTTTTCCACATTACGCGCAATCTTTTGAAGTGGTTGGCGCCCTTCCTCTCCTTTACTGCGGAAGAGGCTTGGCTGTCATTCCCACATGGTGCGAATGAGAAGGCCAAAGAATCCATCTTCATGGAAGAATTTGGCGCCTTCCCAGAAATTGCCCAGGCGACAGAATTACTTGCCAAGTGGAACCGCATTAGAGAGATCCGCTCTGAAGTAACTAAAGCCATTGAAGTAGAGCGCGAGGCTGGCAATGTCGGCTCATCGCTACAAGCAGAGCTCACTATCAAATTAGGTGATGTCGACTTTGCAATCTTGCACTCCTTGGAAAATGATCTGCGCTTTGTAACGATTACCTCTAGTGCTAATCTCGAACTCAGCAACGGTGGCCTTGAAGTACTAGTGCGTGGCAGTCAATACAAGAAGTGCGGTCGTTGCTGGCATCACACTGCGGATGTCGGCTCCAACACTGAACACCCCGAACTATGCGGTCGCTGTATCAGCAATCTCTTTGGTAGCGGTGAAAGTCGCTTGTTTGCGTAA
- the coaBC gene encoding bifunctional phosphopantothenoylcysteine decarboxylase/phosphopantothenate--cysteine ligase CoaBC: protein MQSLLNKKIVLGISGGIAAYKSAELARLLMQEGASVQVVMTEAAQQFVTPVTMQALTGNPVYISQWDSSIANNMAHIELSRAADAILIAPASADLMAKLSLGLADDLLTTLCLARDCPLLLAPAMNKQMWEHAATQRSVQRLVEDKVTLLGPASGFQACGEVGLGRMLEPAEITEQLIAFFQKKPLIGKRVLITAGPTFEAIDPVRGITNRSSGKMGFAIARAAVEAGADVHLIAGPCDFTTPLEVTGKITRTNVVSAKEMHAATMQSIDCDIFFAVAAVADWGIAKPAKEKIKRQGKQAPNLEFIANPDILADVAKSVKTKSGKPRPYCVGFAAESTDLQTHANEKRKRKGIPMIVGNIGPDTFGSDLNQLLIIDESGSKKIAKAEKLQLARQLVQLVAKKI from the coding sequence ATGCAATCACTTTTGAACAAGAAAATCGTTCTCGGCATCTCCGGCGGAATAGCGGCATACAAGTCTGCGGAATTAGCCCGCCTACTGATGCAAGAAGGTGCCAGCGTTCAAGTGGTCATGACAGAAGCCGCGCAGCAATTTGTCACCCCCGTAACAATGCAAGCTCTCACTGGCAATCCGGTCTATATCAGCCAATGGGATAGCAGCATTGCTAACAATATGGCGCATATTGAGCTGTCACGAGCCGCCGATGCTATTTTGATTGCACCTGCCAGCGCTGATCTCATGGCAAAGCTTTCTCTAGGCCTAGCCGATGATTTACTCACTACACTTTGCCTTGCTAGAGACTGCCCGCTCCTATTGGCGCCTGCGATGAATAAGCAAATGTGGGAACATGCGGCGACTCAAAGAAGTGTGCAGCGCCTGGTTGAAGATAAAGTTACGCTACTTGGGCCTGCTAGCGGATTCCAGGCTTGCGGTGAAGTGGGCCTAGGTCGCATGCTCGAGCCAGCAGAAATTACCGAACAACTGATTGCCTTCTTTCAGAAGAAGCCACTCATCGGCAAACGCGTACTAATTACAGCCGGCCCCACTTTTGAGGCTATTGATCCCGTACGTGGCATTACCAATCGCAGCTCAGGAAAAATGGGTTTTGCAATTGCGCGTGCAGCAGTTGAGGCTGGCGCAGATGTTCACTTAATTGCAGGCCCTTGCGACTTCACAACACCACTAGAGGTCACAGGAAAAATTACCCGCACGAATGTCGTTAGCGCCAAAGAAATGCATGCGGCCACAATGCAATCGATTGATTGCGATATCTTTTTTGCGGTTGCCGCAGTTGCTGACTGGGGTATCGCTAAACCCGCAAAGGAAAAGATCAAGCGCCAAGGCAAACAAGCGCCCAATCTAGAATTTATCGCCAATCCTGATATCCTTGCCGACGTAGCAAAGTCTGTCAAAACCAAATCCGGTAAGCCACGCCCATATTGCGTTGGCTTTGCAGCCGAGTCTACTGATCTGCAAACGCATGCGAATGAGAAACGCAAGCGTAAAGGGATTCCAATGATTGTTGGCAATATTGGCCCTGATACTTTTGGCAGCGATCTCAACCAACTGCTCATTATTGATGAAAGCGGTAGCAAGAAAATCGCTAAGGCAGAAAAGCTGCAGCTCGCACGCCAACTCGTTCAGTTGGTCGCCAAGAAAATCTAA
- the lspA gene encoding signal peptidase II produces the protein MNLSFLRCLAIAVITLLLDQLSKWSALSNLQIGIPEEILPFLNWLLLFNPGAAFSFLAQGSGWQRWFFTALGLAASTYIFWLLRRSQGDKMLCWALSLILGGALGNVLDRIMYGAVVDFIDLHYANWHWPAFNIADSAICIGAALIIWGELRKSFGKSSQPL, from the coding sequence ATGAACCTATCCTTTCTTCGTTGTCTAGCGATTGCAGTGATCACGCTATTACTAGACCAACTGAGCAAATGGTCGGCACTCAGCAATCTTCAAATAGGCATTCCCGAGGAAATATTGCCGTTTTTAAACTGGCTCTTGCTCTTTAACCCAGGGGCGGCATTTTCGTTCTTAGCCCAAGGCTCTGGATGGCAGCGCTGGTTCTTTACAGCCCTGGGCTTAGCTGCCTCTACTTATATCTTTTGGCTGCTACGCAGAAGTCAGGGCGACAAGATGCTTTGCTGGGCTCTGAGCTTGATCTTGGGTGGCGCATTAGGCAACGTCCTTGATCGCATCATGTATGGCGCTGTAGTCGACTTTATCGATCTGCATTACGCTAACTGGCATTGGCCTGCCTTCAATATTGCCGATAGCGCTATTTGTATTGGTGCTGCTCTCATTATTTGGGGCGAGCTGCGCAAGTCATTTGGCAAATCATCCCAACCCCTTTAA
- the dut gene encoding dUTP diphosphatase produces the protein MQELQVKILDERMRDQLPSYGTPGSAGLDLRACIDEAIEIAPGQTVLVPTGLAIYVEDPRYAAFILPRSGLGHKHGIVLGNLVGLIDSDYQGQLMVSTWNRGATAFKLEPMERLAQLVVMPVQQVELKVVEEFTESSRGAGGFGSTGRG, from the coding sequence ATGCAAGAACTTCAAGTCAAAATTCTCGATGAACGTATGCGCGATCAGCTTCCAAGCTATGGCACACCCGGTAGTGCTGGCCTAGACTTACGCGCCTGTATCGATGAGGCGATTGAGATTGCACCGGGTCAAACAGTACTGGTACCGACCGGCCTAGCTATTTATGTTGAAGATCCACGTTATGCCGCCTTTATTCTTCCGCGTTCAGGCCTAGGCCATAAACACGGCATTGTGCTTGGGAACCTCGTAGGACTGATAGATTCGGATTACCAAGGACAACTGATGGTGAGTACCTGGAATCGTGGCGCAACAGCCTTCAAACTCGAGCCCATGGAACGTTTAGCTCAGCTAGTGGTTATGCCGGTTCAACAGGTAGAGCTCAAAGTAGTTGAAGAATTTACTGAGAGTAGTCGCGG